The Plasmodium vinckei vinckei genome assembly, chromosome: PVVCY_06 genome contains a region encoding:
- a CDS encoding type 2A phosphatase-associated protein 42, putative yields the protein MEMNVVSSLFDDLYLLFDEYIVNHSKHIHEYKSVFKKKELIELVKNYENGLVPTEKDVKNKDEIIDHLIYAFKLIGKYISSSDIFSKNEEVDDINTKYLKFLLIPHILGSLCYETINIDIRLDRLKDAKLYFNEFITIVNIYNIVQINEYLYDDDDENCDRDIYKSSNGPHNAMNRRNIKIKRVKDEKKYQQIYNELVKTNLKKRQNSNFTLHDDDDEEYREMYLSIIKYKLIQTLNTIDLMDTEILVLEMRNKELSKKNDEKKNSEHGHNFPSLSNDNKPTNYTKKPVIFKIKKNMQISDITQIRNYYKELVFKPFHNLPTISLEECAQIESQYALKGINNSENKKGKNKNGGNNELSDTDNDNEDDDYYKKCMEEELEKDKNDREWDDWKYMHQKGIGNKNRNIM from the coding sequence ATGGAAATGAATGTTGTGAGCTCATTATTTGATGACTTGTATCTTTTGTTTGATGAATATATAGTTAATCATAGTAAACATATCCATGAATATAAAtctgtttttaaaaaaaaagaattgaTTGAActagtaaaaaattatgagaATGGATTAGTACCAACTGAAAAGGATGTTAAAAATAAGGACGAAATTATTGAccatttaatatatgcatttaaactaattggaaaatatataagtagtagtgatattttttcaaaaaatgaagaagtagatgatattaatacaaaatatttgaaatttttgttaatacCTCATATATTAGGTTCTTTATGTTATGAAACAattaatatagatataCGATTAGATAGACTTAAAGATgctaaattatatttcaatgaatttattactattgttaatatatacaatattgtacaaataaatgaatatttatatgatgatgatgatgaaaattGTGATCGAGATATCTACAAAAGTAGTAATGGTCCACATAATGCAATGAATAGAAGAAAcatcaaaattaaaagagttaaagatgaaaaaaaatatcaacaaatatataatgaactagttaaaacaaatttaaaaaaacgtcaaaattcaaattttaCTCTCCATGATGATGACGATGAAGAATATAGAGAAATGTATTTATccataattaaatataaattaatccAAACCTTAAATACAATCGATTTAATGGATACAGAAATCCTTGTTCTTGAAATGAGAAATAAAGAATtgagtaaaaaaaatgatgaaaaaaaaaattctgaACATGGTCATAATTTTCCTTCATTGtctaatgataataaaccCACAAATTACACTAAAAAACCAGtgatttttaaaattaaaaaaaatatgcaaatttCAGATATTACACAAATTCGTAACTATTACAAAGAATTAGTTTTTAAAccttttcataatttacCAACAATTTCGTTAGAAGAATGTGCACAAATCGAGTCACAATATGCATTAAAAGGTATTAACAAttcagaaaataaaaaaggaaaaaataaaaatggaggAAATAATGAACTCAGCGATACCgataatgataatgaagatgatgattattataaaaaatgcatgGAAGAAGAACTAGagaaagataaaaatgatcGCGAATGGGATGATTGGAAATATATGCACCAAAAGGGAATAGGGAacaaaaatagaaatattatgtaa
- a CDS encoding 3-demethylubiquinone-9 3-methyltransferase, putative has translation MNRLVIYCKKYYGIEKSCVSSFRFYSNKTYDEKEVNFFDNLNEKWWGEKGYGNKCNIKNVQNILNKIVGKDTYSLHDYNKCRFDFILKNYEFLFYEKIKKEKSQININILDVGCGGGILCEYIQNNIFYFLLKYVNNSKLKQINVNIEGIDVSSKLIELSKRRINERKKNNNNNVCYDLKNRTNINEPEQAGVCTDTNQESEKNIYTINKTIVNINLNYKNCDISDLVDSNNETKKYDIIISSEVIEHIPNNKKENFIKCISKLCNPLSLVVLTTINKNILSYLYSIVLAEYVTGMIKKGTHNYDYFIEENELNNVCKQFELYNLNTEYVMYIPMIRNYFKTRKLNLLYMSSFVYKNNKE, from the exons ATGAATAGGCTGGTTATTTATTGTAAGAAATATTATGGGATTGAAAAAAGTTGTGTGTCAAGTTTTCGATtttatagtaataaaacatatgatgaaaaggaagtaaattttttcgataatttaaatgaaaaatggtGGGGTGAAAAAGGATATGGaaataaatgtaatattaaaaatgttcagaatattttaaacaaGATAGTTGGAAAAGATACATATAGTTTACatgattataataaatgtaggtttgattttattttaaaaaattatgaatttttattttatgaaaaaataaaaaaagaaaagtcacaaataaatattaacattttGGATGTTGGGTGTGGTGGTGGTATTTTATgtgaatatatacaaaataatatattttattttttattgaaatatgtcaataattcaaaattaaaacaaataaatgtaaaCATAGAAGGTATTGATGTGTCGAGTAAATTGATAGAGTTGTCAAAAAGGAGAAtaaatgaaagaaaaaaaaataacaataataatgtttgTTATGACTTGAAAAATAGAACAAACATAAATGAGCCTGAACAAGCAGGTGTATGTACAGACACAAATCAAGagagtgaaaaaaatatttatacaattaATAAGActattgtaaatataaatttaaattataaaaattgtgatATATCTGATTTAGTAGATTCAAATAATgagacaaaaaaatatgatataattatttcatcGGAAGTAATTGAACATATACCTAAcaacaaaaaagaaaattttataaaatgcaTAAGTAAACTATGCAACCCATTGTCACTTGTTGTTCTTActacaataaataaaaatattctttcTTATTTATACTCAATAGTTTTAGCAGAATATGTCACAGGAATGATAAAGAAg GGAACACATAATTATGATTACTTCATTGAGGAGAATGAACTAAATAATGTGTGTAAACAATTTGAGCTTTACAATTTAAACACAGAATATGTTATGTATATTCCAATGATAaggaattattttaaaaccCGCAAACTAAACCTGTTATATATGTCTTCctttgtttataaaaataacaaggaataa
- a CDS encoding mitochondrial import inner membrane translocase subunit TIM14, putative codes for MWPIAILLFGGGVLLAKKGMNYMKNQKNGINKNFFFPSSFNTSLSNVFLKPDMKGFERTMSRSEAYKILNINPTTNRERIREVHKQLMLKNHPDNGGSTYIAAKVNEAKDILLK; via the exons ATGTGGCCGATTGCAATTTTATTGTTTGGTGGTGGAGTTTTATTAGCAAAGAAAGGAatgaattatatgaaaaatcaaaaaaatggtataaacaaaaatttttttttcccttCAAGTTTTAACACAAGTTTAAgtaatgtatttttaaaacctGACATGAAAGGATTTGAAAGAACAATGTCAAGATCGGaagcatataaaatattaaatataaatccaACAACAAATAGAGAACGAATTAGGGAAGTCCACAAACAACTGATGCTAAAAAATCACCCAGACAATGGAG GCTCCACTTACATAGCAGCGAAGGTAAATGAAGCAAAGGATATTTTGCTGAAGtag
- a CDS encoding protein kinase, putative, with product MYIHKKENMNLHMNNHFSGLNNHIYNTHFNSNQNYFQNNRYNCDIYDTFYKDEVNNFNEPISYGYDQCIYKNKPYAKFNNKTCALISMGQKGSKPEKKELYNVNNDAYNNIYSNLSYNSANEFKRKTFNLNNIKILDEEEDNYSSNINNVANGKHTDGLSNNNPYNYNQQNNTNNFRNYKNDNTKDTAYNYTKFNRDYDGNISDGKYKNSDKYSTNYNDNNYMNDRRANSSNLNVRTFPIPNQDLGNGDNQNNFNKIDKNNFQFMYNNYKNNDGNLYYDNKFKNYNYNIASAPTADSVNNMLDGNLNTNRTYSDYIRNNEKQSEKKFSNFNSDNCPFDKVGTNNDDKYKYLYDNPNNSKVMNPYNNDNYSERSSFYSKNPNGMANKNHILYPNLLSFRNKENDENEIKMEKKINLLKNIIVQSPTKKYNSSLNDDMYDSYPKDNLYANMIGEYTSNNGILDKKTKYINKENSNFEGNHNTNLCDDLNSFEKLNETPNVFNKNKFTNKNHFRNDNYFHYKENNELHDKYNFANNGDRDIKSSKDDEQKYNRENPKGKRSHSFVDYYNNLKHMNMHDIPFDSSNNLYANKYPNLAQYSKNGYENKPYNCLSDSVSDTTRLVDGAYPKDNISSLYNGTNKNDDIIDKLYYNDGNNYNGFNNLFKNNERRNTESSRIGTKLNLQNNAYENKYDTKYSDAKENFKFNTNPSEINSKPLDNYDLYKPNNLMHNHQNNINNFRNQIYSKNDTGTFPINMNINPRSIPGEAIPNLEKNSPATFNNNAHYSNLIINNRNYGTNETALSLNSYEQKNNLNSNIISNFEDNKIVKKDNYNSKIKSNDLFYTNLRKKYGLLDNHKYKTPNNNYDCNIASTASSISSITNNKEDKLGSIFIKKKNDTQNFISNNPTLGTENNMYNFSNHNQQNENIIHTTNMNHPNSYTNDNIYNDIITRNRQYNQAQSLPDTNYNIFSNKINKIDQPLFRRNEHNLFSHKSASINTDTTTSFQRTNYYDEDKKNTNMYNNIIKKIASDTDSNKNGIYDTGSIKTLPSCLDSRVDSNLREENIFNKNFTNTDTLNIGGNNINLFHNMNKKNIHTKGSNTYNLNLNKQLPPLPFKSFTKNNALNNELYGNNNEQNLINDNMGTRFGQRNILGMNKSEEMNTNLATFNNISNKPLFNNYNFENTKMNTDDVMKNKLKINIETNIETNNIFDNNYMFTKGDQNKDFIHDKEIGQNDSDNILNKSYIMHKDKYNINQQKNNYLYKKYEPKDNNFISSYKYNTNYDYHKDILKSDKNSDQTSYINYNQKLANNFLNSNVKSEYNNIIDKTDSQYNLGKDKKNYLSYNKYEDNNSITNKPWNFNKNKDTSLGNNISLLLEKLSDYSEKNDNQYINNYEKNISNNNNNYFDENRDSNSLQVNTINYNDNINIDTNNIVIENNHLCFFGLSTLYRCKLKDQNSSYIVNVVDSIYLNSQNGNDTVANNILFHKRLRHINILPYKGKAADKSKLYLFFENIRGNILKAYTAPIEENIIASYAYQIIDLLEYMHTNFVIFHGLFSNIILLQKNTKEELVQILNEKNKNINKYFDIYKHGIIKVFNFDFSNIDANESDYEFDFYCLATLIYEMSTKYNTYYSNKIEGMYEQIHNTNFFFPHFVSFELKNFCYELCSKKRHCFSDLKKHAWFQKHFNF from the exons atgtatattcataaaaaagaaaatatgaatCTGCATATGAACAACCATTTTAGTGGTTTaaataatcatatatataatacacattttaatagtaatcaaaattattttcaaaacaaTCGATATAATTGTGATATATACGACACTTTTTATAAAGACGAGGTGAACAATTTTAACGAGCCCATCTCGTATGGATATGATCAATGCATCtacaaaaataaaccaTATGCTaagtttaataataaaacatgtGCGTTAATAAGTATGGGGCAAAAAGGTAGCAAACccgaaaaaaaagaactatataatgttaataatgatgcatataataatatatacagcAATTTGTCATATAATAGTGCAAATGAATTTAAGAGAAAAAcctttaatttaaataacattaaaattttagatgaagaagaagataATTATAGTAGcaacataaataatgtagCCAATGGAAAACACACCGATGGGTTATCCAATAATAACCCATATAATTACAATCAGCAAAATAacacaaataattttcgtaattataaaaatgataatacaaAGGATACAGCATATAActatacaaaatttaatagAGATTATGATGGAAATATTAGTGAtggtaaatataaaaatagtgataaatatagtaccaattataatgataataattatatgaatgaTCGTCGAGCTAATAGTTCCAATTTGAATGTTAGAACATTTCCTATACCTAATCAAGATTTAGGTAACGGTGATAAtcaaaacaattttaataaaattgataaaaataatttccaatttatgtataataactataaaaataatgatggGAATCTCTATTATGAcaacaaatttaaaaattataattataacatAGCATCAGCACCCACTGCAGACAgtgttaataatatgttagatggaaatttaaatacaaaTCGAACATATAGTGATTACATAcgaaataatgaaaaacaatctgaaaaaaaatttagcAACTTTAACAGTGACAATTGCCCATTTGATAAAGTAGGGACAAATAATGacgataaatataaatatcttTATGATAATCCGAATAATTCAAAAGTTATGAATCCATacaataatgataattattCTGAACGTTCTTCATTTTATTCAAAGAATCCAAATGGAATGGCAAACAAAAATCATATCCTCTATCCCAATCTGTTATCTTTTAGAaacaaagaaaatgatgaaaatgaaataaaaatggaaaaaaaaattaatttattaaaaaatattatagttCAAAGtccaacaaaaaaatataattcaaGTTTAAATGATGATATGTATGATAGCTATCCTAAAgataatttatatgcaaATATGATTGGTGAGTATACTTCGAATAATGGTATATTAGATAAAaagacaaaatatataaataaagaaaattcaaattttgAAGGAAATCATAATACCAACCTTTGTGATGATTTAAATTCATTTGAAAAACTTAATGAAACACCAAatgtatttaataaaaataaatttacaaataaaaatcattttCGAAAcgataattattttcattataaagaaaataatgaattacATGATAAGTATAACTTTGCTAATAATGGAGATAgagatataaaaagttcTAAAGATGatgaacaaaaatataatcgTGAGAATCCAAAAGGAAAAAGAAGTCATTCTTTCGTTGATTATtataacaatttaaaaCACATGAACATGCATGATATTCCATTTGATtcatcaaataatttatatgctaATAAATACCCTAATCTTGCACAATATTCTAAAAATGGATATGAAAACAAACCATATAATTGTTTGAGTGACAGCGTTTCAGATACAACAAGATTAGTAGACGGAGCATATCCAAAAGATAATATATCCTCACTTTATAATggtacaaataaaaatgatgatattattgataaattatattataatgatggaaataattataacgGGTTCAATAAtcttttcaaaaataatgagAGACGAAATACAGAATCATCTCGAATTGGCACAAAATTAAATCTTCAAAATAATgcatatgaaaataaatatgacaCTAAATATAGTGATgcaaaagaaaattttaagtTTAATACTAACCCATCTGAAATTAATAGTAAACCCTTAGATAATTACGACCTTTATAAACCGAATAATCTTATGCATAAtcatcaaaataatattaacaattttcgaaatcaaatatatagCAAAAATGATACGGGCACATTTCCTAtcaatatgaatataaatccTAGATCTATACCTGGAGAAGCTATTCCaaatttggaaaaaaattcacCAGCtacttttaataataatgcacACTACTCCAATTTGATAATAAACAATCGTAATTATGGAACTAACGAAACTGCTTTGTCTTTAAATTCttatgaacaaaaaaataatttgaattcaaatattatatcaaaTTTTGAAGATAATAAgattgtaaaaaaagataattataatagcaaaattaaaagtaatgatttattttacacaaatttaagaaaaaaatatggtcTTCTTGAtaatcataaatataaaacaccaaataataattatgattgTAATATTGCAAGTACTGCTAGTAGTATTTCAAGtattacaaataataaagaagataaattaggatctatatttattaaaaaaaaaaacgatactcaaaattttatatcgAATAATCCTACTTTAGGGacagaaaataatatgtacaACTTTTCAAACCATAAccaacaaaatgaaaacataATTCATACTACAAATATGAACCATCCAAATAGTTAtacaaatgataatatatataatgatattatCACACGAAATAGGCAATATAATCAAGCTCAAAGTTTACCAGACACTaactataatatattttctaacaaaattaataaaattgacCAACCTTTATTTCGAAGAAATgaacataatttatttagtCATAAGTCTGCAAGTATCAATACAGACACTACTACCTCTTTTCAAAGAActaattattatgatgaggataaaaaaaatacaaatatgtataataatattattaaaaaaattgcaaGCGATACagatagtaataaaaatgggatATATGATACGGGTTCTATAAAAACATTACCCTCTTGTTTAGATTCAAGAGTAGATTCAAATTTACGAgaggaaaatatttttaataaaaattttacaaaCACGGATACTTTAAATATTGGaggaaataatattaatctttttcataacatgaacaaaaaaaatattcatacaAAAGGAAGCAATACATACAacttaaatttaaataaacaattacCACCATTGCCTTTTAAAagttttacaaaaaataatgccctaaataatgaactttatggaaataataatgaacaaaatttaattaatgataatatggGAACACGATTTGGACAACGAAACATTTTGGGTATGAACAAGTCAGAAGAAATGAACACAAATCTAGCCAcctttaataatatatcaaataaacccctttttaataattacaactttgaaaatacaaaaatgaaTACAGATGatgtaatgaaaaataaattaaaaataaatattgaaacaaatattgaaacaaataatatttttgataataattatatgtttaCAAAAGGCGATCAAAACAAAGATTTTATTCATGATAAAGAAATAGGACAAAATGATTCAGACAATATTCTGAACAAGTCATATATTATGCAcaaagataaatataatataaatcaacaaaaaaataattatttatacaaaaagtATGAACcaaaagataataattttatatcctCCTACAAATATAACACTAATTATGATTATCATAAAGACATACTAAAAAGTGATAAAAATTCTGACCAAACTAgctatataaattataatcaaAAATTAGCTAACAATTTTCTGAACAGCAATGTAAAAagtgaatataataatattatagatAAAACAGATAGCCAATATAATTTGGggaaagataaaaaaaattatttatcttataataaatatgaagacAATAATTCTATAACAAATAAGCCATGGaattttaacaaaaataaagacaCATCTCttggaaataatatttcacttttattagaaaaattaagtgattattcagaaaaaaatgataaccaatatataaataattatgaaaaaaatatatctaacaataataacaattattttgatgAAAATCGTGATTCGAATTCTTTGCAAGTTAatacaataaattataatgataatataaatatagacacaaataatatagttatagaaaataatcatttatgtttttttggGTTATCTACTTTATATCGATGCAAATTAAAAGATCAAAATTCGTCATATATTGTTAATGTTGTTGATTCAATATATCTTAATAGTCAAAATGGTAATGATACAGttgcaaataatatattatttcataaaaGACTTagacatataaatattttaccaTATAAAGGTAAAGCAGCTGATAAAAGTAAACtatatctattttttgaaaatatacggggaaatattttaaaagcaTATACTGCTCCAATTGAAGAAAACATTATTGCCTCATACGCATATCAAATTATAGATTTATTGGAATATATGCACACAAATTTTGTCATATTTCAtg GCTTGTTCTCTAACATAATTTtacttcaaaaaaataccaAGGAAGAGTTAGTgcaaattttaaatgaaaaaaataaaaatattaataaatattttgacaTATATAAGCACGGAATAATAAAGGTCTTTAACTTTGATTTTTCTAATATCGATGCGA ATGAAAGCGATTACGAATTTGACTTTTATTGCCTGGCAACCCTAATCTATGAAATGTccacaaaatataatacctACTACTCCAACAAAATC GAGGGAATGTACGAGCAGATACACAACACCAACTTCTTTTTTCCGCATTTTGTTTCctttgaattaaaaaatttttgttATGAA CTATGCTCAAAGAAACGGCATTGTTTTAGCGACCTCAAAAAACACGCCTGGTTccaaaaacattttaatttttaa
- a CDS encoding kelch domain-containing protein, putative: MKGNYINDDRMDTVINNTDKDAINNNDMCPSLCFTDDIINDQILYNGKQDNMNIIDPEYDINNVNSDINNMPECTGSNETNNSYTDNNTICSELNIEKNKELSDDINIVYSYVVNDSKRQMSSNNELISINITIDENKKYVLKKKINKLPFFRYGHFLCLTKNGCILAIGGTDGRKKYALIEKYCQEKKKWKQINLMHFSRSNFCGICTGDNNLFVLGGEGNQHILKSVEYYDSKINSWRSLPPLNCVRHSASAIIFHNTIFIIGGKDGVGNYGKVHKSVEMLNLNEKNMKWEMCEPLKQARLALVAIVFDNKIYAIGGSTGVKDLKSVEIYDFKKNEWTEGPNLNIARSNFVAFIWKNHLVVYGGINNTNGDFSNCVEILEEKTNRWILLNETLEN, translated from the exons ATGAAAGGGAACTATATAAACGACGATAGAATGGACACcgttataaataatactgATAAGGATGcgataaataataatgatatgtGTCCTAGTTTATGTTTTACAgatgatataataaatgatcaaattttatacaatGGTAAACAagataatatgaatataattgaCCCGGAATATgacataaataatgtaaacagtgatattaataatatgccTGAATGTACAGGCAGCaatgaaacaaataattcTTATACAGACAATAATACAATATGCAGtgaattaaatatagaaaaaaacaaagaaCTTAGTGATGATATAAACATAGTATATTCATATGTTGTTAATGATTCTAAAAGACAAATGAGTTCCAACAACGAATTAATATCTATTAATATAACTatagatgaaaataaaaaatacgtattaaaaaaaaaaataaataaattgcCTTTTTTCAGATATggacattttttatgtttaacTAAAAATGGATGTATATTAGCTATTGGGGGAACAGatggaagaaaaaaatatgctctaatagaaaaatattgccaagaaaaaaaaaaatggaaacaaataaatttaatgcACTTTTCGAGATCGAATTTTTGTGGTATATGTACAGGTGATAATAATCTTTTTGTATTAGGGGGAGAAGGTAATcaacatatattaaaaagtgttgaatattatgatagtaaaataaattcgTGGAGGTCTTTACCTCCTCTTAATTGTGTTAGACATTCTGCTAGtgcaattatttttcataatacgatttttataattggAGGAAAAGATGGAGTTGGGAATTATGGAAAAGTTCATAAAAGTGTTGAAATgctaaatttaaatgaaaaaaatatgaaatggGAAATGTGTGAACCATTAAAACAAGCTCGACTCGCATTGGTCGCAATAGTATTcgacaataaaatatatgctatAG GAGGATCAACCGGAGTGAAGGATCTCAAATCAGTAGAAATTTAtgactttaaaaaaaatgaatggACAGAAGGACCAAATCTAAATATCGCTAGATCTAATTTTGTCGCATTTATATGGAAAAACCACCTAGTTGTCTATGGtggaataaataatacCAACGGG gaTTTTTCAAACTGTGTGGAAATACTAGAGGAAAAAACAAACCGTTGGATCCTACTGAACGAAACTTTGGAAAATTAA